Proteins from one Phocoena phocoena chromosome 7, mPhoPho1.1, whole genome shotgun sequence genomic window:
- the LOC136125871 gene encoding tubulin alpha-4A chain → MRECISVHVGQAGVQMGNACWELYCLEHGIQPDGQMPSDKTIGGGDDSFTTFFCETGAGKHVPRAVFVDLEPTVIDEIRNGPYRQLFHPEQLITGKEDAANNYARGHYTIGKEIIDPVLDRIRKLSDQCTGLQGFLVFHSFGGGTGSGFTSLLMERLSVDYGKKSKLEFSIYPAPQVSTAVVEPYNSILTTHTTLEHSDCAFMVDNEAIYDICRRNLDIERPTYTNLNRLISQIVSSITASLRFDGALNVDLTEFQTNLVPYPRIHFPLATYAPVISAEKAYHEQLSVAEITNACFEPANQMVKCDPRHGKYMACCLLYRGDVVPKDVNAAIAAIKTKRSIQFVDWCPTGFKVGINYQPPTVVPGGDLAKVQRAVCMLSNTTAIAEAWARLDHKFDLMYAKRAFVHWYVGEGMEEGEFSEAREDMAALEKDYEEVGIDSYEDEDEGEE, encoded by the exons ATG CGTGAATGCATCTCAGTCCATGTGGGGCAGGCAGGTGTTCAGATGGGCAATGCCTGCTGGGAGCTCTACTGTCTGGAACATGGGATTCAGCCAGATGGGCAGATGCCCAGTGACAAGACCATTGGTGGAGGGGACGACTCCTTCACCACCTTCTTCTGTGAAACCGGCGCTGGAAAGCATGTGCCCCGGGCAGTTTTTGTGGATTTGGAGCCCACCGTAATCg ATGAGATCCGAAATGGCCCATACCGACAGCTCTTCCACCCCGAGCAGCTCATCACTGGGAAAGAGGATGCTGCTAACAACTACGCTCGTGGTCACTATACCATTGGCAAGGAAATCATTGACCCTGTACTGGACCGAATCCGCAAGCTG TCTGATCAGTGCACAGGACTTCAGGGCTTCCTGGTGTTCCACAGCTTTGGAGGAGGCACTGGCTCTGGCTTCACCTCACTCCTGATGGAGCGGCTCTCTGTTGACTATGGCAAGAAATCCAAGCTGGAGTTCTCCATCTACCCAGCCCCGCAGGTGTCCACAGCCGTGGTGGAGCCCTATAACTCCATCCTGACCACCCACACCACCCTGGAGCACTCAGACTGTGCCTTCATGGTGGACAACGAAGCCATCTATGACATCTGCCGCCGCAACCTAGACATCGAGCGCCCGACATACACCAACCTCAACCGCCTCATCAGCCAGATCGTCTCCTCCATCACGGCCTCCCTGCGCTTCGACGGCGCCCTCAACGTGGACCTCACGGAGTTCCAGACCAACCTGGTGCCCTACCCTCGCATCCACTTCCCCCTGGCCACCTATGCGCCAGTCATCTCTGCAGAGAAAGCCTACCACGAGCAGCTGTCGGTGGCAGAGATCACCAATGCCTGCTTCGAGCCTGCCAACCAGATGGTGAAGTGTGATCCCCGTCACGGCAAGTACATGGCCTGCTGCCTGCTGTACCGTGGAGACGTGGTGCCCAAGGATGTCAACGCCGCCATCGCTGCCATCAAGACCAAGCGCAGTATTCAGTTCGTGGACTGGTGCCCCACGGGCTTCAAGGTTGGCATCAACTACCAGCCCCCCACTGTGGTGCCCGGGGGTGATCTGGCCAAGGTGCAGCGTGCCGTGTGCATGCTGAGCAACACGACCGCCATCGCTGAGGCCTGGGCCCGCCTGGACCACAAGTTCGACCTGATGTATGCCAAGAGGGCGTTTGTGCACTGGTACGTGGGCGAGGGCATGGAGGAGGGTGAGTTCTCCGAGGCCCGGGAGGATATGGCTGCCCTGGAGAAGGATTACGAGGAAGTAGGCATCGACTCCTATGAGGACGAGGATGAGGGAGAAGAATAG